The following DNA comes from Candidatus Neomarinimicrobiota bacterium.
TAGTGGCCAAGGACTGGAGTTTTCAGATAGTACTGGAGCGGTTATCGTGAGAAAAAACATCTTAAGCGTGGTATTTATTTGTATTGTGCTTGTTCCCGGCACAGCTATTTACCCCAAGGCGAAATTGGCCCAGACGGGTTTTCAGTTTCTGAGTGTGGGTGCGGACGCGCGGGCCTTGGCCATGGGCAGCGCCATGACCACCACGGAGTGGGGCTCGGGCGCGCTGTTCTTTAATCCCGCCGGGATGGCGCAGATGGACGCCTTCTTTGATCTGGCCGCAAGTCAGAATCAGTGGATCGCGGATATTACTCACAATGCCTTTTCCGTTGCCATCAGTCCCGCCCGGGGAGCATTAGGCGTTTTCGGAATCAGCCTCTTCGCCGTCAACTACGGTGAGGTCGAAGGTACCATGGTCTGGCAGAATGATCAGGGCTATATCGATACCGAGGTATTTACGCCTAACGCCCTGGCGATAGGTGTCGGCTATGCTCGAGCGATCTCGGATCGCTTCTCAGTTGGCGGACACGTCAAGCATGTGGGCCAGTTCCTGGCCGAGAATGTTATCCCGATTGGACTCGAAGAAGACTCACTTATTGTCAGCAAGAATATCGCCTTTGCTACGGC
Coding sequences within:
- a CDS encoding PorV/PorQ family protein, producing SGQGLEFSDSTGAVIVRKNILSVVFICIVLVPGTAIYPKAKLAQTGFQFLSVGADARALAMGSAMTTTEWGSGALFFNPAGMAQMDAFFDLAASQNQWIADITHNAFSVAISPARGALGVFGISLFAVNYGEVEGTMVWQNDQGYIDTEVFTPNALAIGVGYARAISDRFSVGGHVKHVGQFLAENVIPIGLEEDSLIVSKNIAFATAVDFGTIFKTGYRSVTVGMSVRNFSNEIKYEREGFQLPLTFRIGISANLFDLFQLPMRSQSLQLHIDASHPRAVSEQMNVGAEYAFFNTLFLRSGYLVNFDERGATFGFGLHLLGLSLDYAYTPFGILDQVQQFTLRFSM